In Nocardioides sp. W7, the genomic stretch ACCGCGGTCCGGTCGGTGGCGACGTCGAGGGTGAGGGTGGCCCAACTGGCGCCGTCCGTGGCCACCATGGTGTTCCGACGCAGCGCGGCGACCGCCTGTTCGGGTGGTGCGGGTGCGAAGCGTGCGCCGACGAGCGCGGCCGCGCGTTCCAGGTCCTCCAGGCGCACGCCCGTGAGGACCCGGTGGATCGCGCCGAGGAAGAGAGGAGTGTCGTCGTGGTCGACGATCATCGCCAGCCCGTGGTCGGCTGCGCCCCCGGGACGTCGTTGCTGGAGTCGGAGATAGGCGGCATAGCGGTGATGACCGTCGGCGATCAGGGTCCGGGTGCCGGCGACCGCCTCCTGGATCGCCGCCGTCTCCGCCGGGTCACGGAGCGCCCAGACCCGGTGTCGTTGGTCGGCGCGGTCGGTGAAGGCATGGTCGGGCGGGCCGCTGCGCAGCCGGTCGAGCACTGCCCTGGCTGCCGGTGCAGCCCGGTGGACGAGCAGGATCGGCGCCGGGTTCAGGGCCATCTCGGCCATCCGGTCCGCGAGGTCGTCGGCCTGGGCCGGGTGGATGCCCTCGTGCGGAAGCACCACGGCGTCCTCGATCCGCGTCGCTCGGTGCGAGATGTCCAGCAACCCGACGAGGCCGCGGACGGTCAGACCACCGGCCGTGTACTCGTGCAGGTAGAGCGCCGGCTGGCTGTCGTGGTGCATCTGGCCCCGGGCCTGCCAGCGCGAGAGCCGGGATGCCACCGAGGCATAGGGGCGTGCGAAAGCACGTGCCGAGGCCGGGTCGCCGATCCGGGACGGAGCGAGCATCAGGGCGCGGAACGGCGTCATCCGCAGCGGTCCCGCCACGTAGGGAGGCGTGACCACGGCGCTCGAGTCCATCGTCGCATCGTAGGCTGCGGCCTCAACACCATCGCCAAGGAGGCTGCATGCTCGGGTCGTCGGACGTCCCACTCGCGGAGCACTACGACCTGGCGATGCTGGACCTCGACGGAGTGGTCTACGTCAGCGGCGACGCGGTGCCGGGCGCCCCCGAGCACCTCGAGGTGGCACGGGGCGCCGGGATGCGGCTGGCCTTCATCACCAACAACGCCGCCCGAGCTCCGGAGCTGGTGGCCGCGCACCTGGTCGAGCTGGGGGTCGAGGCGGCCACGCACGACGTGGTGACCTCGGCCCAGGCGGCGGCGCGCGTCCTCGTCGAACGCCATGGCGTCGGCGCCCGGGTGGTGCTGCTCGGATCTGCTGGACTTCGTGCCGCGCTCTCCGCCGAGGGCCTGGTGCCCGTCGGTGTCGACGACGAGGCGGTGGCGGTGGCGACCGGGTACGGCCCAGACGTCCTGTGGCGCGACATCATGCGGGTCGCGG encodes the following:
- a CDS encoding DUF1015 family protein; the protein is MDSSAVVTPPYVAGPLRMTPFRALMLAPSRIGDPASARAFARPYASVASRLSRWQARGQMHHDSQPALYLHEYTAGGLTVRGLVGLLDISHRATRIEDAVVLPHEGIHPAQADDLADRMAEMALNPAPILLVHRAAPAARAVLDRLRSGPPDHAFTDRADQRHRVWALRDPAETAAIQEAVAGTRTLIADGHHRYAAYLRLQQRRPGGAADHGLAMIVDHDDTPLFLGAIHRVLTGVRLEDLERAAALVGARFAPAPPEQAVAALRRNTMVATDGASWATLTLDVATDRTAVESLHDIIVPALPRGPRSISHHHAAEETLGLASPDTDLAILLPAPDVDQVLRIVANGRLLPEKATSFQPKPSLGVLIRSLRDG